A window of Candidatus Methylomirabilis sp. genomic DNA:
CCAACCCAGCCTTCCAAGGTCCTGGAGACCTTCCCGAATCCCAACCCGGAGCGGGACTACGAGATCGCCTTCGAGTGCCCGGAGTTTACCTGCCTCTGCCCGCGGACCGGCCAGCCCGACTTCGCCACCATTCGGATCCGCTATGTCCCGGATGCCCGCTGCGTGGAGCTGAAGTCCCTGAAGCTCTACCTCTGGGCCTACCGGAACGAGGGGGCCTACCACGAGGGCGTCACGAATCAGATTCTCGATGACCTGGTCAAGGCCTGCGAGCCCCGGCGAATGACCGTGGTGGGGGACTTCACCGTCCGCGGGGGAATCCACACGGTGGTGACCGCCTCCTACAGCGGGCCGGAGGAAGCGAGGGCCTGATGGAGTCCGTCCTGCAGGCGATCGCGGCCGACCGGGAGGCTGCCCTCGAGGAGCTGAAGGCCTTCCTCCGGATCCCGAGCGTGAGCGGGGACCCAGCCCGCCGGGCGGAAGTCCGGCAGGCCGCCACCTGGGTGGCGGAGCGTCTGCGGGGGTTGGGCTGCCGGGTGGAGGTCATGGAGACCCCCGGGCACCCGATCGTGTACGGCGAGTGGACGGGAGCGCCGGGCCGGCCGACGCTCCTCACCTACGGCCACTACGACGTGCAGCCCGAAGACCCGGTGGAGGGGTGGACGAGCCCGCCCTTCGAGCCGACCGTCCGGGATGGGGCCATCTATGCCCGGGGCGCGGCCGATGACAAGGGTCAGGTCTTCATCCACCTGAAGGCGGCCGAAGCCTGGCTCCACGCCGAACGCCGCCTCCCCGTCAACCTGAAGTTCCTGATCGAGGGGGAGGAGGAGGTGGGGAGCCCCAATCTGGAACCCTTCGTCGCGGCCGAGGTGGGCCGCCTGAAGGCGGACGCCGTCGTCATTTCCGACACGGCCATGCTCGCAAGGGGAGTGCCGGGACTCTGCGTCGGGCTGCGGGGGATCGTCTACTGCCAGGTGGACCTCCGGGGGCCGGCCACCGACCTGCACTCCGGCATCTTCGGCGGGAGCGTGGCCAACCCGGCCACGATCCTCTGCCGCCTGCTGGCGGGCCTCACCGACGAGCGCGGGCGCGTGACGATCCCCGGCTTCTACGACGATGTCCGGCCCCTCACCCCCGCCGAGCGGGAGGCCTTCGCCAGACTCCCCTTCGACGAGGCGGCCTACCGGGAGGCGCTGGGGGTGCCGGCGCTGGACGGCGAGGATGGGTTCACGACCCTGGAGCGGCGGTGGGTGAGGCCCACCTTCGAGGTGAACGGGCTTCACGCCGGCTTCACCGGCGTCGGCTCCAAGACCGTCCTGCCGGCAAAGGCCATGGCCAAGGTGAGCATGCGCCTCGTGCCGGACCAGGACCCGGAGAAGATCGTCGAGGCCTTCGAGGCCACCCTGAAGCGCCTCTGCCCGCGGTCGGTCACCCTCACCGTCACCCGGATGCACGGGTCCCGGCCCTGGCTCATGCCGACCGACCACCCGGCGGTCCAGGCGGCGGCCCGCGCGCTCACGCGGGGGTTCGGGCGCGAGCCGGTCTTCATCCGGGAGGGGGGATCCATCCCGATCGTGACCACGCTCACCGAGCGACTGGGCGCCCCCATCCTCCTCCTGGGCTTCGGCCTTCCGGACGAGAACGCCCATGCCCCGGATGAGCGGCTGGACCTGGACAACTTCTCCCGGGGCATTCAGACGGTTGCCTACCTGTACCGGGAGCTCACCTGACGCGGGGAGGCCGGGATGGCGGAGACGGCGGGGCGGGACGCGCTGCCCCTCCGCTATCAGGTCGTCTTCTCCACCCCGCCCACCCACTCCCCCTGGCGGCCCGGAGCCTGCCGCCGGGCTGCCGGCGAAGCCCTCCTGCTGAGCCTCCCCGAGCCGCTTCCCTCCGGGACCGTTCTCCATGTGGAGGTCTACTGGCCGGCCGGCCGGGCGGTCGTGGAGCTGACCGGGGAGGTCCTGGCGGCGGAGCCGGCAGGGGTGGGAGCCGCCGCCGCGGCGATCGCCCACCGGCTCGCGGTCCTCACCATCACGGAGGAGGGCTGGCGCCTCCTCCGGGAGGCCCTCAGCGGACCTTCAGGAGGGGGGAGGCCAGCCGGAGCGCCCGCGGGATGACGCTGAGGCCGGCCGTCTCGCCGACCGTCTCCAGGAGGAAGATGACGTCGGGGTCGGCGAAGGAGACCCCCGGGGTCCCGCCGCCTGCCCGGATGGTCTCCGCCACGAACGTCCCCAGTGCCCGCTCCATGTCCTGAGTGTTCACCCGCCCCTTGAAGCCGCGCCGGTCCAGGCGGACGAAGAAGCGGGGGCCGGGGTGCCGGGTGACCGCCTCCCGCAGCGCGGCCTGCACGTCCTGGAGGAAGGTCTCCGCCGTCACCGGGAAGGTGCGTTCCACCGGTACGACGCGGGTGATGAGTCTGCCCGGGACCTCGCCCCGGCCGGCGCTCTCCTGCATGGCCTGGAGAAACGCGAGCGGGTCCGCCACCCGCCCCACCAGCACATTCCGGTAGCCGGTGAAGCGGAAGCGGCCGAAGGCTCGGAGCGCCCGAACCGCCTCCCGGCCGCAGCCGTCGGCCGCGGTGAGCAGGATATTCCAGTCCATGGGATCCCCCGCTGCCCCTATAGCAGAGGCCCAGGGAAAAATCCACGGCGACTTGCCCGTTGCCGGCTTGGGTATGGCACGGTAGACTCCCGCGGGGCCGCCTGGGGGAGGGACAGCGTGCGGGCGGAAATCGTCATCGTCGGCGCGGGGGTCGTGGGGCTGAGCACCGCCTACCAGTTGGCCCGCGCGGGCCTGCGCGACATTCTGGTCCTGGAGCGGGAGACGGTCGGGAGCGGCTCCAGCGGGAAGAGCCTGGGGGGCTTCCGGGTGGACTTCTCTTCCGAGGTCAACGTCCGCTTCTCCCTGGAGAGCCTGAAGGCCCTCGAGGGGTTCGCCGACGAGTTTGGCGTGGACCCGGACCTCCGGCGGATCGGGTATCTCCTGCTGACCACGAGCGAGGCGCTGGCCGCCCGCTTTCGGGAGAACGCCTCCCGCCTCGCCCGCTTCGGCGTGGAGGTGGAGGTGCTTTCCCCGAGCGAGATCGGGGCCCGCTGGCCCTACCTCTGCACCGCGGACCTGGCGGGCGGGACCTTCTGCGCACGGGACGGGACCGTCGGGGTGAGCGAGCTCACCCAGGGCTATGCGGCGGGGGCCCGGCGCCAGGGCGTCACGATCCGGGAGGGGGAGGAAGTGGTGGGGATCGAGGTGGGGGCCGGGCGGGTCACGGGTGTCCGGACCAGGACGGACCGGGTGGCGACCCCGCGGGTCCTGTGCGCCGCAGGGGCCTGGTCATCCCGGATCGGGGAGATGGTGGGCATCCCGATCCCGGTGACACCGGTCCGGCGCCAGGTCTTCGTCACGGGTCCCTGCCCGGCGATCCAGGGGACGGTCCCGCAGGTGGTGGAGGTGGGCAAGGGATGGGTCTTCCGGCGGGAGGGGGCCGGGTTCTTGATCTACGGGCCGCAGGACCCCGCCCCGGAGGGGGTGGCCAGCCTCGACTGGGGCTCCGTGGGGTGGGCCGTTGCCGCCGCCGCCCACCGGGTGCCCCCCCTCGCGGACGCGGAGGTGGTGGGAGGCTGGGCCGGCCTCTACGACATCTCCCCGGACAACCACGCTATTCTGGGCCCGGTCCCGAGCCTGGAGGGGTTCTACGTGGCCACGGGCTTCTCCGGCCACGGGATCATGCACAGCCCGGCGACGGGGAAGGTCATGGCCGAGGTGATCCTCACGGGGCGTGCGACGACCCTCGACATCACCCCCCTCACGATCGAGCGGTTCGGGCGGGGCGCGCTCCTCGAGGAGCCGATGACGGCGCACCGGCAGGAAGGCGGTGCGGGGCCCGTTTGAGGGGAGTTGGTCCCGCGATGGGATCCGCCGGGGTGTGGTGGGCGTTGGTTCCTGTGGGACGCGGGTCCGATGGATCGGGTCCGTGGGTGCCGCGGCGCCAGACGGGGAGCGGGGGTTACGTCCGTTCCGGAACGGTGATTGGGGAGGGAACGGAGGGCTGGCGGCGGCGGAAGGCGGAGAGGAGCACCAGGATCCCCACGTATGTCGCGACTATGAGCCACACGACGATGAAGATCGCGAGGAAGACTGTCCGGAGCATTGGCCACCTCCTGGTGCGTTGCCCGGAACGGGCTGCGAGGAACGTGCCAGAGGCCATCCTGTGGGAAACCTTGGACCGGAGGGGGCGGGGAGTGCACCGGGACGGGGCATTTAGCCTCAGGGTGCGGCCCGGGAGAGACACTTCGCCGGAGGAGGGAGCCTGATGGCCCCCGCGATCGGCGTCCGGGAGCGGCCCCCCAGGTTCGTGGTGGCCCTCCCCGCCAACGTGACGGTGGTGGACCACGCTGTGCCCGGGACGCGGCGGGTCCTGACGGCGGTGACCGCGAACGTGAGCGATGGCGGCATGGCCCTCGACCTTCCGGAGGCGCTCCCCCCCTGGACCCCCGTCGAGATCCAGGTGGAGATGGGACAGGGGGTCATGGGACTCGAGGCCGTCGTGCTCTGGCACGAGGACCCTTCCCTCCGGCGCGGGGGCTCCGGCATCCGCCATGGCCTCGTGGTCTCGGAGGTCCCCCCCGGCGCGCGACAGGGCTGGGATGAACTCCTCCGGGGGCTCGGACACGTGAGGCCCTCGACGCGCCACCGGACCCGATTCCCGCTCGACGCGCGGGCGGTCTGCGAGGTCCAGGGCAGGAAGGGCGCACCGCTGGAGGGCCGGACCGAGAACATCAGCCGGGGGGGATTGGGGCTGCTTCTCCCGGAGCGCTTGCCGGCGGGGACCGGTATGGAGGTGGAGGTCCCGACGCGGGGGGAGCTCCTCCGCATGGCCGGCCTGGTGATCTGGTCTTCCCCCCTGCCGACGGGGACGGGGAGGCCTACCTTCCGGCACGGGGTGGAGCGGGAAGCCGGGGACTGGCCCCACGAGTTCGTCCTGGAGCTCTACCTTCGGGAGGAGCAGTGGCGGCGGGGGCCGGGCTAGCTGGAGGCGGTCCGGCGGCGGGCGTGCTCAGCCTCCAGGAGCTGCCGGAGGGCCTCCACGTCCTCGGGAGATCGGGGGCCCTCCTCCGACAGCCGCCGGAGGGCCTCGGAGGGGTCGGCCGAGGCGGCATCCAGGAGGTGGGCGACCTTGCCGAAGAGGCGGCGGACCTTCTTGTCCATGGCCCGCCTCACCAGGGGGCGGGCGAGCTTGGCGAGCGTCCCCACGATCGGGGTGTCGATCCTGACAAAGCCCTCCAGGCGGGTCTCGAGAGGAGCGGCCGCTCCGTTCGACCGGTACTCCAGCACGAGGACCATTCGGCCGGCGATCGTGGGAAGGAGGGGCTTGTCGTAGGTCCCCTGAGCGAAGTAGACGCGCCGGCCCTCTCCCTGCTCCACCAGGACGAAGTACCCCTTCGCCCCCTTGCCGTCCT
This region includes:
- a CDS encoding dipeptidase, which codes for MESVLQAIAADREAALEELKAFLRIPSVSGDPARRAEVRQAATWVAERLRGLGCRVEVMETPGHPIVYGEWTGAPGRPTLLTYGHYDVQPEDPVEGWTSPPFEPTVRDGAIYARGAADDKGQVFIHLKAAEAWLHAERRLPVNLKFLIEGEEEVGSPNLEPFVAAEVGRLKADAVVISDTAMLARGVPGLCVGLRGIVYCQVDLRGPATDLHSGIFGGSVANPATILCRLLAGLTDERGRVTIPGFYDDVRPLTPAEREAFARLPFDEAAYREALGVPALDGEDGFTTLERRWVRPTFEVNGLHAGFTGVGSKTVLPAKAMAKVSMRLVPDQDPEKIVEAFEATLKRLCPRSVTLTVTRMHGSRPWLMPTDHPAVQAAARALTRGFGREPVFIREGGSIPIVTTLTERLGAPILLLGFGLPDENAHAPDERLDLDNFSRGIQTVAYLYRELT
- a CDS encoding FAD-binding oxidoreductase gives rise to the protein MRAEIVIVGAGVVGLSTAYQLARAGLRDILVLERETVGSGSSGKSLGGFRVDFSSEVNVRFSLESLKALEGFADEFGVDPDLRRIGYLLLTTSEALAARFRENASRLARFGVEVEVLSPSEIGARWPYLCTADLAGGTFCARDGTVGVSELTQGYAAGARRQGVTIREGEEVVGIEVGAGRVTGVRTRTDRVATPRVLCAAGAWSSRIGEMVGIPIPVTPVRRQVFVTGPCPAIQGTVPQVVEVGKGWVFRREGAGFLIYGPQDPAPEGVASLDWGSVGWAVAAAAHRVPPLADAEVVGGWAGLYDISPDNHAILGPVPSLEGFYVATGFSGHGIMHSPATGKVMAEVILTGRATTLDITPLTIERFGRGALLEEPMTAHRQEGGAGPV
- a CDS encoding PilZ domain-containing protein, coding for MAPAIGVRERPPRFVVALPANVTVVDHAVPGTRRVLTAVTANVSDGGMALDLPEALPPWTPVEIQVEMGQGVMGLEAVVLWHEDPSLRRGGSGIRHGLVVSEVPPGARQGWDELLRGLGHVRPSTRHRTRFPLDARAVCEVQGRKGAPLEGRTENISRGGLGLLLPERLPAGTGMEVEVPTRGELLRMAGLVIWSSPLPTGTGRPTFRHGVEREAGDWPHEFVLELYLREEQWRRGPG
- a CDS encoding THUMP domain-containing protein, whose protein sequence is MDWNILLTAADGCGREAVRALRAFGRFRFTGYRNVLVGRVADPLAFLQAMQESAGRGEVPGRLITRVVPVERTFPVTAETFLQDVQAALREAVTRHPGPRFFVRLDRRGFKGRVNTQDMERALGTFVAETIRAGGGTPGVSFADPDVIFLLETVGETAGLSVIPRALRLASPLLKVR
- the queF gene encoding preQ(1) synthase, which translates into the protein MPTQPSKVLETFPNPNPERDYEIAFECPEFTCLCPRTGQPDFATIRIRYVPDARCVELKSLKLYLWAYRNEGAYHEGVTNQILDDLVKACEPRRMTVVGDFTVRGGIHTVVTASYSGPEEARA